In the genome of Candidatus Nitrosotenuis sp. DW1, one region contains:
- a CDS encoding MEMO1 family protein, protein MRIRTPAVAGMFYPKGKSELQKSISDSFLHEFGAANSKVQTEKIYGIICPHAGYMYSGPIATHSYNLISNQDFDLAIIIGPNHWGIGCNIATMKDCTWETPLGEVEVDSEAAEEIIKTTSLVEVDFFSHTKEHSIEVQVPMLQEFCKSKFKILPISLIDQEYDSAVKIGDAISKLADNKKIMIIGSSDFTHYEPNEFAHSQDMALIEPILDLDVEKFYKTLHERRISACGYGAIATTMVACEKLGATRGQLLKYATSGDITGDKGSVVGYASIVFT, encoded by the coding sequence ATGCGTATTAGAACGCCGGCCGTAGCCGGGATGTTCTATCCAAAAGGAAAAAGCGAACTGCAAAAATCAATTAGCGATTCTTTCTTGCACGAATTCGGAGCTGCAAATTCAAAAGTACAAACTGAAAAAATTTATGGCATCATATGCCCCCATGCAGGCTACATGTATTCTGGTCCGATTGCCACTCACTCGTATAATTTAATTTCAAACCAGGACTTTGATCTTGCCATAATAATTGGGCCAAATCACTGGGGGATCGGGTGCAATATTGCGACAATGAAGGACTGTACGTGGGAGACGCCACTTGGGGAAGTAGAGGTTGATTCAGAGGCTGCAGAGGAAATCATCAAGACGACAAGTCTGGTTGAGGTAGATTTTTTCTCGCACACAAAAGAGCACAGCATTGAGGTTCAGGTGCCAATGCTTCAGGAATTTTGCAAGAGCAAATTCAAGATACTGCCGATATCGCTAATTGATCAGGAATACGATTCGGCAGTCAAGATAGGAGACGCGATATCGAAACTTGCAGATAATAAAAAAATCATGATAATCGGCTCTTCTGATTTTACACATTACGAGCCAAACGAGTTTGCCCACAGCCAGGACATGGCTCTCATCGAGCCGATACTTGATTTGGATGTTGAAAAGTTCTACAAAACACTGCATGAAAGGAGGATTAGTGCATGCGGATACGGGGCCATCGCCACGACCATGGTTGCATGTGAAAAATTGGGTGCAACAAGAGGCCAGTTGTTAAAATACGCAACTAGTGGCGACATAACAGGCGACAAGGGCTCAGTTGTCGGGTATGCATCTATAGTTTTTACTTGA
- a CDS encoding isopentenyl phosphate kinase — protein sequence MILIKLGGSIITNKEKPLSPRISTIDKISKQLKKIHEPMILVHGGGSFGHYWSVKYDMHTKPDRYSLHGVSIVKNSMIQLDKIILDLLIKNKLNPYCLPPTDFMDGNRPITKKIKEISKIAQSGLVPVSYGDALWYGAKKSYILSGDKIMSILAKILRPRLSIFVLNVDGLYSDFKTKRLVHEMDGDQVSIEDIPMDVTGGMKRKVEEATRISKMGLDVFFVNGNKPERITNAIKGKFEGTMFRGA from the coding sequence ATGATTCTCATCAAGCTTGGGGGTTCCATCATCACAAACAAGGAAAAGCCGCTTTCTCCAAGGATTTCCACAATAGACAAAATTTCAAAACAGCTAAAAAAAATCCACGAACCCATGATACTTGTTCATGGGGGAGGCTCGTTTGGTCACTACTGGTCTGTAAAATATGACATGCATACAAAGCCTGACAGATATTCCCTTCACGGGGTATCAATAGTAAAAAACTCGATGATCCAGCTTGACAAGATCATTTTGGATTTGCTAATCAAAAACAAGCTAAACCCTTACTGCCTACCTCCGACTGACTTTATGGACGGAAACAGGCCAATCACAAAAAAGATCAAGGAGATCTCAAAAATTGCCCAGTCAGGACTCGTTCCAGTGTCATACGGAGACGCGCTCTGGTATGGCGCAAAAAAGTCATACATTTTATCCGGCGATAAAATAATGAGCATTCTGGCAAAGATTCTGCGCCCAAGGCTGTCAATATTTGTACTCAATGTAGACGGGCTGTACTCTGATTTTAAGACGAAAAGACTAGTCCATGAGATGGACGGAGATCAAGTTTCAATAGAAGACATACCAATGGATGTTACAGGCGGCATGAAAAGAAAAGTGGAGGAGGCAACAAGAATTTCAAAAATGGGACTGGATGTCTTTTTTGTAAATGGAAACAAGCCAGAAAGAATCACTAATGCCATAAAAGGCAAATTCGAGGGAACGATGTTCAGAGGCGCGTGA
- a CDS encoding MDR/zinc-dependent alcohol dehydrogenase-like family protein, with amino-acid sequence MKALYFDGKKLVMNPDYPKPKPGETLVKVTMAGICGTDLEILKGYMSYSGVLGHEFVGVVEDSHNKELVGKRIVGEINAGCKNCESCFSGLERHCQNRTVLGIYKRDGAFAEYLSLPEENIHVIPDSISDKQAVFVEPLAAAFEILEQLHLESSWKIAVLGDGRLAQLVARVLNLSCRNVTCFGHHEEKTKLLQKIGIKAKTTIDNSDEHSYDVVVEATGRESGFLDTLKLVRPRGIVILKSTIASQNKIDLSPAIINEITFVGSRCGPFRPAITALATGLISVDDLIDTVYPIDSYAQAFEHAGKPGALKIMLKT; translated from the coding sequence GTGAAGGCGCTTTATTTTGATGGCAAAAAACTTGTGATGAATCCTGATTATCCAAAGCCAAAACCCGGTGAAACCCTAGTCAAAGTTACCATGGCAGGAATTTGTGGAACCGACCTTGAGATCCTAAAAGGCTACATGTCTTATTCTGGAGTACTGGGACACGAATTTGTAGGAGTAGTTGAGGATTCGCACAACAAAGAACTAGTCGGCAAAAGAATAGTGGGAGAAATCAATGCAGGGTGCAAGAACTGCGAGTCTTGCTTTTCAGGACTGGAACGACACTGTCAGAATAGAACAGTTCTTGGAATATACAAAAGGGATGGGGCGTTTGCAGAATACCTTTCTCTTCCGGAAGAAAACATTCACGTCATACCAGATTCAATATCTGACAAGCAGGCAGTGTTTGTAGAGCCGCTTGCAGCGGCATTTGAAATATTAGAACAATTGCATTTAGAGTCAAGCTGGAAAATTGCAGTTCTGGGAGATGGAAGGCTTGCACAGCTTGTCGCACGAGTCCTGAATCTTTCGTGTCGTAATGTCACCTGCTTTGGGCATCATGAGGAAAAAACAAAGCTTTTACAGAAAATTGGAATTAAGGCAAAGACTACAATAGATAATTCTGACGAACACTCGTATGATGTTGTAGTAGAAGCAACTGGGAGGGAATCTGGATTTTTGGATACATTAAAACTGGTAAGGCCAAGGGGAATCGTAATCCTAAAGTCAACCATAGCATCACAAAACAAGATTGACCTGTCTCCAGCTATAATAAATGAGATAACGTTCGTTGGTTCCAGATGCGGACCGTTTAGGCCTGCCATAACTGCACTGGCAACTGGCTTGATATCAGTCGATGATCTAATTGATACGGTATATCCAATTGATAGCTATGCTCAAGCCTTTGAGCATGCTGGAAAGCCTGGCGCCCTTAAAATCATGCTGAAAACATAA
- a CDS encoding class I SAM-dependent methyltransferase: MKIEEYISTLPDSIITGEEIQLSDDSIRDIFKLAELGKDDTFYHLGCGTGNSIAIALKEFRVKKAVGIDSDVDKILQTEEIAKLENSEFRCQDILESDLSDASVILFWFSDTGIVEMMLEKFMNLKNCKIITIFDPLPGLLPTKVDFPYLMFQTPFKEAKDLKEQLVAIFETECIDFSTAWEHAERYTKAVGSPDAGNDRFLTILQTLLIWINAKNLGLSCTEEIPVPVKNYMEIMKNYFNIEVKHLIK, translated from the coding sequence GTGAAGATCGAGGAATACATTTCAACTCTCCCAGATTCCATCATCACGGGAGAAGAAATTCAACTATCAGACGATTCAATCAGGGACATTTTCAAACTAGCTGAGCTTGGAAAGGACGATACGTTTTATCATCTTGGATGCGGCACTGGAAACAGCATAGCGATTGCGCTAAAAGAGTTTCGCGTCAAAAAGGCAGTCGGAATTGATTCTGATGTAGACAAGATTCTGCAGACAGAGGAAATTGCAAAACTTGAAAACTCTGAATTCAGATGCCAGGACATTTTGGAATCAGACCTGTCAGATGCGAGTGTGATCCTTTTTTGGTTTTCAGATACAGGGATAGTTGAGATGATGCTGGAAAAATTCATGAATCTAAAAAACTGCAAAATAATTACAATATTTGATCCACTGCCTGGACTTTTGCCAACCAAGGTGGATTTTCCATATCTGATGTTTCAGACCCCGTTTAAAGAGGCAAAAGATCTCAAGGAACAACTTGTTGCGATATTTGAAACAGAATGCATTGATTTTTCCACTGCATGGGAGCATGCTGAAAGATACACGAAGGCAGTTGGCTCACCAGATGCTGGAAATGACAGATTTCTCACCATACTCCAAACACTCCTAATTTGGATAAATGCAAAAAATCTAGGCCTGTCATGCACGGAGGAGATACCAGTACCAGTCAAAAACTACATGGAGATAATGAAGAACTACTTCAACATAGAGGTAAAACACCTAATCAAGTAG
- a CDS encoding fumarylacetoacetate hydrolase family protein — translation MKIGRFLINNKETYGFVRDNKIATKEEIIAKTGIPIPIGVKEFLFDGWYDEVISQKPDLDYAVSLSDAKILAPIPNPPKTICLAFNYIDHAKEQNLSPPVDPAIVLIPRTTLNGTNSEIICPNFVKQLDYEVELALVIGKNCKNIDEKDAMSAIFGYMILNDVSARDVQAQDKQFGRAKGFDTFAPCGPWITTADEITDPQNLKLTTKINGKTRQDSSTSNMFIKIPAIISKLSRVMTLEKGDIISTGTPAGVMLNKPNAVFLQDGDKIEMEIQNLGKIENTVRFIQ, via the coding sequence ATGAAGATAGGCAGATTTTTGATAAACAACAAGGAGACGTACGGATTTGTCAGGGATAATAAAATTGCGACAAAAGAGGAGATAATTGCAAAGACTGGAATTCCAATACCTATCGGAGTCAAGGAATTTTTGTTTGATGGATGGTACGACGAGGTAATATCCCAAAAGCCAGACCTAGATTACGCGGTAAGTTTGTCCGATGCAAAAATCTTGGCGCCAATCCCAAATCCTCCAAAGACAATTTGTCTTGCATTCAACTATATCGATCATGCAAAGGAGCAAAATCTGTCGCCTCCCGTGGATCCTGCAATAGTGTTAATCCCAAGAACCACGCTAAACGGGACAAACTCTGAGATAATTTGCCCAAACTTTGTAAAACAGCTTGACTACGAGGTCGAGCTTGCACTGGTAATTGGGAAAAACTGCAAAAACATAGATGAAAAGGATGCCATGAGTGCGATATTTGGGTATATGATTCTAAACGACGTTTCTGCACGTGATGTTCAGGCACAGGACAAGCAATTTGGGCGTGCAAAGGGATTTGACACGTTTGCCCCGTGTGGCCCGTGGATCACAACGGCTGATGAAATCACAGATCCTCAAAACCTAAAACTCACAACTAAGATAAACGGCAAGACAAGGCAGGATTCATCCACGTCAAATATGTTCATCAAGATTCCAGCCATAATTTCAAAGCTAAGCAGGGTTATGACACTTGAAAAAGGAGACATCATATCTACTGGAACGCCGGCAGGTGTGATGCTAAACAAGCCAAATGCCGTATTTCTTCAAGATGGCGATAAAATAGAGATGGAAATACAGAATCTTGGAAAAATAGAAAACACCGTGCGATTCATACAGTAA
- a CDS encoding polyprenyl synthetase family protein: MTSTLPKNAKVVNKYLSAKIDGKPDELYSAAAHLIVNGGKRLRPYLVIKSCQMLGGSIRDTLPAGAAIEMIHNFTLVHDDIMDNDEMRHGVPTVHTKFGMPLAILAGDVLFSKAFEIISIDNVRDKTTSSLLVARLAKACVDVCEGQVLDIKMAGGKKIPTESEYIKMVEKKTSALFEVSCAMGAICAKGSTKDISNLATFGKNLGVAFQITDDYIGVLGDPKITKKPVGNDLREGKKSLPILLAIQKADKKSKRTILNVFGNPKATKKQINDAVDAMRSLEIEKDVRDKAMQYAEKAIKSLASYSGPAKKELISLLDFVVKRSL, encoded by the coding sequence ATGACATCCACCCTACCAAAAAACGCAAAGGTAGTAAACAAGTATCTTAGTGCAAAAATTGACGGAAAGCCAGACGAGCTGTATTCTGCAGCCGCGCACCTCATAGTGAACGGAGGAAAGCGCCTGCGTCCATACTTGGTGATAAAGAGCTGCCAGATGCTAGGTGGCTCAATCAGAGACACGCTACCTGCGGGGGCGGCGATAGAAATGATACACAATTTCACTCTTGTCCATGACGACATCATGGACAATGATGAGATGCGCCACGGCGTTCCAACGGTTCACACGAAGTTTGGCATGCCGCTTGCCATTTTAGCCGGGGATGTTTTATTTTCAAAGGCATTTGAAATAATATCAATAGACAACGTAAGGGACAAAACCACATCAAGTCTTTTGGTGGCAAGACTGGCAAAAGCGTGCGTGGATGTGTGCGAAGGCCAGGTACTCGATATAAAAATGGCGGGAGGAAAAAAGATCCCAACAGAATCAGAATACATCAAAATGGTTGAAAAAAAAACGTCTGCATTATTTGAGGTATCGTGTGCAATGGGTGCAATTTGTGCAAAGGGAAGCACAAAAGACATTTCAAATTTGGCAACATTTGGAAAAAATCTTGGGGTGGCATTTCAGATAACTGATGACTACATAGGAGTGCTAGGTGATCCAAAGATTACAAAAAAGCCAGTCGGCAACGACTTGCGCGAGGGAAAAAAGTCGCTTCCCATATTACTTGCAATACAAAAGGCAGACAAGAAATCAAAAAGAACAATCCTAAACGTCTTTGGAAATCCAAAGGCCACTAAAAAGCAGATAAACGATGCAGTTGACGCAATGCGCTCTTTGGAAATTGAAAAAGATGTAAGAGACAAGGCCATGCAGTATGCAGAAAAGGCAATCAAGTCTCTGGCGTCATATTCAGGCCCTGCAAAAAAGGAACTGATCTCGCTGCTTGATTTTGTTGTAAAAAGGAGTCTTTAG
- a CDS encoding UPF0147 family protein produces MADKKAQNQTSFDQAIQTLVQVVSNPTTPKNIKKNLTDLISSLRASQDPISVRAANAISQLDDVSQDPNMPSYVRVTLWQAVSALEGIRE; encoded by the coding sequence ATGGCAGACAAAAAGGCTCAGAATCAAACATCGTTTGATCAGGCAATACAGACACTAGTACAGGTTGTATCAAATCCAACAACCCCAAAGAACATTAAAAAAAATCTCACAGACCTAATTTCAAGCCTCAGGGCAAGCCAGGATCCAATATCTGTTCGAGCTGCAAACGCAATCAGCCAGCTTGACGACGTGTCACAGGACCCAAATATGCCGTCATACGTGCGAGTCACCCTATGGCAAGCAGTATCCGCGTTGGAAGGCATAAGGGAATAA
- the mvk gene encoding mevalonate kinase, whose protein sequence is MKSTASAPAKIILFGEHFIVYGGKAILCSINKRITVESELTKTGQIEIESSLGKLKTSKSGAYKNADLVFRPIVYIAQRMLEKFHSESGIKIIVRAEFPSGVGLGSSSACCVAAAGSISGLFENNTKEEILKLSIDAERTIFENTSGADCTACVYGGILEYNKDGHVKKLEFVPKFDLVVANSGIIHSTSKVVSMVRQFKDERHEVFSSLCTQEASLIEEALNALQKNDLTKIGKLMTQNQEFLEKIGVSNDTLGSMISLVKDVSYGAKITGAGDGGCIIALADKTNLDRTLGALAKKYECFSAKIDMIGLEQSST, encoded by the coding sequence TTGAAATCAACTGCGTCTGCCCCCGCAAAAATAATTCTGTTTGGGGAGCATTTTATCGTGTATGGTGGAAAGGCAATCCTGTGCTCAATTAACAAGCGAATTACGGTAGAGTCTGAGCTTACAAAGACAGGGCAGATAGAAATAGAATCAAGCCTTGGCAAATTAAAAACTTCAAAGTCAGGCGCGTACAAAAACGCAGACTTGGTGTTCCGCCCAATTGTCTACATCGCGCAGAGAATGCTTGAGAAATTTCATTCAGAGTCAGGCATCAAGATAATTGTCAGGGCAGAATTCCCGTCTGGCGTCGGACTTGGGTCTTCGTCTGCGTGCTGCGTTGCAGCTGCCGGATCAATTTCCGGGCTCTTTGAAAATAACACAAAAGAAGAGATCCTAAAGCTGTCAATTGATGCAGAAAGGACAATTTTTGAAAACACGTCAGGTGCGGACTGCACCGCATGCGTATATGGCGGGATTCTAGAGTACAACAAGGACGGGCACGTGAAAAAACTAGAGTTTGTGCCAAAGTTTGATCTTGTGGTGGCAAATTCTGGAATCATACACTCTACAAGCAAGGTAGTGTCCATGGTAAGGCAGTTCAAGGACGAAAGGCATGAAGTTTTTTCATCTTTGTGTACGCAGGAAGCAAGTCTGATTGAGGAAGCGCTAAATGCCTTACAGAAAAATGATCTGACAAAGATTGGAAAACTGATGACACAAAATCAGGAATTTTTGGAAAAAATCGGAGTCTCAAATGACACGCTAGGTTCAATGATCAGTCTGGTGAAGGACGTATCATACGGCGCAAAGATCACTGGCGCCGGGGACGGCGGATGCATAATAGCACTAGCTGACAAGACAAACCTCGACAGAACGCTAGGCGCGCTGGCAAAAAAATACGAGTGCTTTTCTGCAAAAATAGACATGATAGGACTGGAGCAGAGCTCGACTTGA
- a CDS encoding Rieske (2Fe-2S) protein, which yields MGKIIVGKKSDLLPGSMQKVAVDGRDILVANIDGNYYACDDTCTHAGASLADGVLEGGTITCGWHGAKFNCMTGKLEKFPAKIRDLKSYQIVVESDSVFVEV from the coding sequence ATGGGAAAGATAATTGTTGGGAAAAAATCAGACCTCCTTCCAGGCTCAATGCAAAAAGTGGCAGTAGATGGACGCGACATTCTTGTTGCAAATATTGACGGCAACTATTATGCGTGCGACGACACATGCACACATGCCGGTGCAAGCCTTGCAGATGGAGTGCTTGAAGGCGGAACCATAACATGCGGCTGGCATGGAGCCAAGTTCAATTGCATGACGGGTAAGCTTGAAAAATTTCCAGCTAAGATAAGAGACCTAAAATCATACCAAATAGTTGTAGAGTCAGACAGCGTTTTTGTAGAAGTCTGA
- the rpsB gene encoding 30S ribosomal protein S2 has protein sequence MSQQTEPQDIKKKILSTGIRVGTTVKTTFMQPFITKASPEGLYMIDLDKTLDRIKTAAKFINRMDFDKVLVCSGREYATTPIERFCEITGARKMLSRFMPGSLTNPSLPFYTEPRLVIISDPQVDSQAIIEATNAGIPVIGISNTDNVTSMIDIVIPANNRGRKSLATVFWLLAREILIQQGKLSESDQMKYEIDDFETKISDEEIE, from the coding sequence ATGAGCCAGCAAACAGAACCTCAAGACATCAAAAAGAAGATCCTGTCTACAGGTATAAGAGTAGGAACCACTGTCAAGACCACTTTCATGCAGCCATTTATCACAAAGGCAAGCCCAGAAGGCCTCTACATGATAGACTTGGACAAGACGCTTGACAGAATCAAGACTGCTGCTAAATTCATCAACAGAATGGATTTTGACAAAGTTTTGGTATGCTCCGGACGGGAATACGCCACAACGCCAATTGAGAGATTTTGCGAAATAACTGGTGCAAGAAAAATGCTCAGCAGATTCATGCCAGGCTCACTTACAAATCCGTCTTTACCGTTCTACACAGAACCAAGACTCGTCATAATATCAGACCCCCAGGTGGACTCACAAGCAATCATAGAGGCAACAAATGCAGGAATTCCGGTAATCGGAATTTCCAACACAGATAACGTCACATCAATGATTGACATCGTAATTCCAGCAAACAACAGGGGCAGAAAGTCACTTGCAACAGTATTTTGGCTGTTAGCTCGCGAGATCCTAATTCAACAGGGCAAGCTCAGCGAGTCTGACCAGATGAAATACGAAATAGATGACTTTGAAACAAAGATATCGGACGAGGAAATCGAGTAA
- a CDS encoding glutamate--tRNA ligase, whose translation MDDSVKEKIRKLALQNAVEHEGKTQDKIILSKALGTIPELRKIVKEITPIISDIVNSINQIPFEQQKSEIAKEFPDLLVEKPKKEEREGLPPLDGAEQGKVITRFPPEPNGYPHIGHAKAAIIDEEYARMYGGKLILRFDDTNPEAERLEYWAAIKVGLDWLGVKYDMVKNTSDDMELLYKKCLELINGGFAYLCTCKQETVSANRREMKACKCSLGDLEQNLERWEKMFSKYKQGEVIVRFRGDMKSENTVMRDPVMCRIIEAKHPIHADKYRVWPSYDFSVAIEDSIDGVTHAFRTKEYELRNELYYAILDALKMRKPKVIEFSRLGFEGMPVSKRILRPLIEECKVSGYDDPRLPTLEALKRRGITPEAIRKFVLSLGFTKADTLAPFDTLESLNRKIVDADSIRLHMVKNPAKMKISGMPNVITLPNHPTKDIGTREIILDENLYIESEDIKNLKTGDELRLMGLGNVQITKTEPLEGKYAGEELKQQIPKVQWVVQKDAQKIKILIPSQLFIGEQFNEKSLEEIDVFVESYYSQLKEGKEIQFVRFGYCRKDSVLQAIYTHK comes from the coding sequence TTGGATGATTCCGTAAAAGAAAAGATACGAAAGCTAGCGCTGCAAAACGCAGTAGAACACGAAGGAAAAACGCAAGACAAGATCATTTTATCAAAGGCGCTAGGAACCATTCCGGAATTGCGAAAGATTGTAAAGGAAATCACCCCCATAATTTCAGACATAGTAAATTCCATAAACCAGATACCATTTGAGCAGCAAAAATCCGAAATTGCAAAAGAGTTTCCAGATCTTTTGGTAGAAAAGCCAAAAAAAGAAGAACGTGAAGGACTGCCCCCACTTGATGGTGCAGAACAAGGAAAAGTCATCACAAGGTTTCCCCCAGAGCCAAACGGATACCCCCACATCGGGCACGCAAAGGCTGCAATAATTGACGAGGAATACGCCAGAATGTACGGGGGAAAACTCATTTTGCGATTTGACGATACAAACCCAGAGGCAGAAAGACTGGAGTATTGGGCGGCAATAAAGGTAGGACTCGATTGGCTTGGCGTAAAATACGACATGGTCAAAAACACGTCAGACGACATGGAACTGTTATACAAAAAATGCCTTGAGCTAATCAACGGCGGATTTGCATACCTATGCACGTGTAAGCAGGAGACAGTCAGCGCAAACAGAAGGGAGATGAAAGCCTGCAAGTGCAGCCTTGGCGACTTGGAACAGAATTTAGAGAGATGGGAAAAAATGTTTTCAAAATACAAGCAAGGCGAAGTAATAGTCAGATTCCGCGGAGATATGAAATCCGAAAACACAGTCATGCGCGATCCCGTCATGTGCAGAATAATAGAGGCAAAGCACCCTATACATGCAGACAAGTACAGGGTCTGGCCAAGCTACGACTTTTCAGTCGCAATAGAGGACAGCATTGACGGCGTGACTCATGCGTTTAGGACCAAGGAATATGAGTTGAGAAACGAGTTATACTATGCAATTTTAGACGCATTAAAGATGAGAAAGCCAAAGGTAATAGAATTTTCAAGACTTGGATTTGAGGGAATGCCAGTATCAAAAAGAATCCTGCGGCCGCTAATTGAAGAATGCAAGGTATCAGGATATGACGACCCAAGGCTACCAACGCTGGAGGCATTGAAACGACGCGGCATCACGCCTGAAGCAATTAGGAAATTTGTCCTGTCTTTGGGATTTACAAAGGCAGACACGCTTGCCCCGTTTGACACACTTGAGTCACTTAATCGAAAAATCGTGGATGCAGACAGCATTAGACTGCACATGGTCAAAAATCCTGCAAAAATGAAAATTTCAGGCATGCCAAATGTAATTACCTTGCCAAACCACCCCACAAAGGACATCGGTACAAGGGAAATTATCCTAGATGAGAACCTGTACATAGAATCTGAAGACATAAAAAATCTCAAAACTGGAGACGAGTTGAGACTCATGGGATTGGGAAACGTCCAGATAACAAAGACAGAACCGCTAGAAGGAAAATATGCAGGAGAGGAACTAAAGCAGCAAATTCCAAAGGTCCAGTGGGTAGTCCAGAAGGACGCGCAGAAAATAAAAATTCTAATCCCAAGCCAGTTGTTCATCGGAGAACAATTCAACGAAAAAAGCCTAGAGGAAATTGACGTATTTGTAGAATCATATTATTCACAGCTAAAAGAGGGAAAGGAAATTCAATTTGTAAGATTTGGGTACTGCAGAAAGGATTCGGTTTTGCAGGCAATCTACACACACAAGTGA
- the idi gene encoding isopentenyl-diphosphate Delta-isomerase — translation MAEEFLILVDENDNPIGFEEKVKCHLPRGKLHRAFTVLLFDKDGKLLLTRRSQSKMLWPGDWDGTVASHPRKSETYVSSAERRLPEEIGASCKLDYLFKFEYHVPYKDVGSENEICGTLIGHVPESFQTKLVEDEISEVRWSSSDELYSDMEKNPQIYCPWMVVALYLLPESEKEMMKKHSQILDKWIGPQFKSALEKSLNYHFPTKNWRLAK, via the coding sequence ATGGCAGAAGAATTTTTGATCCTAGTTGACGAAAACGATAATCCGATTGGATTTGAGGAAAAGGTAAAGTGCCACCTGCCAAGAGGCAAGCTACACCGAGCATTCACAGTATTGTTATTTGATAAGGACGGAAAATTATTGCTCACGCGCAGAAGCCAGTCCAAAATGCTCTGGCCTGGCGATTGGGACGGGACAGTTGCAAGCCACCCAAGAAAATCAGAAACATATGTCTCGTCAGCAGAGAGAAGACTGCCAGAAGAAATCGGCGCCTCGTGCAAGCTTGATTATTTGTTCAAATTTGAGTACCACGTACCATACAAGGATGTGGGATCGGAAAACGAAATCTGCGGAACACTCATAGGCCATGTGCCAGAATCATTCCAGACCAAGCTAGTAGAAGATGAGATCAGCGAAGTAAGATGGTCAAGTAGTGATGAGTTATACTCGGATATGGAAAAAAATCCACAGATATATTGTCCGTGGATGGTAGTTGCGTTGTATTTGCTTCCAGAGTCCGAAAAAGAAATGATGAAAAAGCACAGTCAGATTCTAGACAAATGGATTGGTCCTCAATTCAAATCAGCACTTGAAAAATCACTAAACTATCACTTTCCAACGAAAAACTGGAGGCTTGCCAAATGA